Proteins encoded within one genomic window of Chlorobaculum sp. MV4-Y:
- the cobU gene encoding bifunctional adenosylcobinamide kinase/adenosylcobinamide-phosphate guanylyltransferase, with amino-acid sequence MPEVIYVTGGARSGKSSYALRLAEPYECRVFLATAEAFDGEMQRRIDKHKEEREGQFTTVEEPLFIDRALRNLPEGTGVVLLDCLTVWLGNMMHHLGAESAIAERIDALLDVLKEPPCDIILVSNEVGMGIVPENAMAREFRDLAGTLNRKVAERATQAYLLCSGLPLVLKNIHS; translated from the coding sequence ATGCCTGAAGTAATTTATGTGACCGGCGGAGCACGGAGCGGGAAGAGCAGTTATGCGCTTCGGCTTGCGGAACCCTACGAGTGCCGGGTCTTTCTGGCCACCGCCGAGGCGTTCGATGGCGAGATGCAACGGCGCATCGACAAGCACAAGGAGGAGCGCGAGGGGCAGTTCACCACCGTCGAGGAGCCGCTTTTCATCGACCGCGCTTTGCGCAATCTCCCGGAAGGAACCGGCGTGGTACTGCTCGATTGCCTGACCGTGTGGCTGGGCAACATGATGCACCACCTCGGCGCGGAGTCGGCAATTGCTGAACGGATCGACGCACTGCTCGACGTCCTCAAAGAGCCGCCGTGCGACATCATCCTCGTCTCCAACGAGGTCGGCATGGGCATCGTGCCGGAAAACGCGATGGCCCGAGAGTTTCGCGACCTGGCCGGAACGCTCAACCGCAAGGTGGCCGAACGCGCCACGCAGGCGTACCTGCTGTGCAGTGGTTTGCCGCTTGTGCTCAAAAATATTCATTCGTAA
- the cobT gene encoding nicotinate-nucleotide--dimethylbenzimidazole phosphoribosyltransferase, with translation MNDRFQQLLASIKPVDMSLSGAIQAHLDDLTKPQGSLGRLEEIAMKYCIATGTTKPSLSKKKVFCFAGDHGVAAEGVSAYPAEVTPQMVYNMLGGGAAINVLSRHAGADLEIVDMGVNHDFAEHPMLRRCKVKHGSANIAEGPAMSVDETLQAIMSGAELAIEAREQGYELLATGEMGIANTTPATALYSVLLDMPVNAITGRGTGIDHERLHHKIAVIEKAIEVNRKSLATPLEVLAALGGFEIAGICGLILGAASVGMPVVVDGFISSSAAVCAIKLSCKVSDYLFFSHLSNEQGHRAVMQKLGARPILDLDLRLGEGTGAAMVMQVIEAAVKICNEMATFSSAGVSGKND, from the coding sequence ATGAACGACCGTTTTCAGCAGCTTCTCGCCTCCATCAAGCCTGTCGATATGTCGCTTTCGGGCGCGATTCAGGCTCATCTCGATGATCTCACCAAACCTCAGGGGAGCCTTGGGCGGCTCGAAGAGATTGCCATGAAATATTGCATCGCCACCGGCACGACAAAGCCTTCGCTGTCCAAAAAGAAGGTGTTTTGCTTCGCGGGCGATCATGGCGTGGCAGCCGAGGGCGTGTCGGCCTATCCCGCCGAGGTGACGCCGCAGATGGTTTATAACATGCTTGGCGGCGGGGCAGCCATCAACGTGCTGTCGCGGCATGCCGGGGCCGATCTCGAAATTGTCGATATGGGGGTGAATCACGACTTCGCGGAGCATCCGATGCTGCGCCGCTGCAAGGTAAAGCATGGTTCGGCGAACATAGCCGAAGGCCCGGCGATGAGTGTCGATGAAACCCTGCAGGCGATCATGAGCGGCGCGGAGCTGGCCATCGAGGCGCGCGAGCAGGGGTACGAATTGCTCGCGACGGGCGAGATGGGTATCGCTAACACGACGCCCGCAACGGCGCTCTACTCGGTGCTGCTCGATATGCCGGTGAACGCAATCACCGGGCGTGGCACTGGCATCGACCACGAGCGGCTCCATCACAAGATCGCGGTGATCGAGAAGGCGATCGAGGTCAATCGCAAGAGCCTCGCCACCCCGCTTGAAGTGCTGGCGGCGCTGGGTGGCTTCGAGATTGCGGGCATCTGCGGGCTGATTCTCGGCGCGGCGTCGGTTGGAATGCCGGTGGTCGTCGATGGTTTTATCTCCAGCTCGGCGGCGGTCTGCGCCATCAAGCTTTCGTGCAAGGTGAGCGACTACCTCTTTTTCAGCCACCTCTCGAACGAGCAGGGGCACCGCGCGGTGATGCAGAAGCTCGGCGCGAGGCCGATCCTCGACCTCGATTTGCGGCTCGGTGAGGGCACCGGCGCGGCGATGGTGATGCAGGT